The Deinococcus puniceus genome segment CTACAGCCGCCTGATTCTGGACGCGCTGCTGGGCGACGCCACCCTCTTTCCGCGTGAAGACGAGGTGGATCATGCGTGGCAGATCGTGTCGGGCATTTTGGAAATGTGGGACACCAAGCCCGGACAGCCGGATCACGCGCCCGAATTCCCCAATTACACCAGTGGCACGTGGGGGCCGGACGCCGCCGATACGTTGATCGGCCCGGATCGGCGTTGGCGGCGGCTGTGATTGGGGCTGGGATGGGAACGGAGATTCTGGGGGCTTGGTCTAAGGGTCTAGGGTTTAAAGGTCTAAGGTCAGAAGATTTGGGATGTAGGGGGTTAGCTGTTCTTAGACCCTTCGACTCTTCGACCCTTAGACTCTCCGCCGCCCAACCGTCATGCCCCTCCACTGGAGGCACGCCATGACCTACGCCACCGACCTGAAAGCCATTGGCCCTGCCGATACCACCGTGCGTCACGCCCAGTTGGCGCTGGATGAACTGTGGGGGCAAACTCAGGTGGAAACGCGGGCCTACACAGGAAATATCGTGGCCCTGACGGTGAAAAAGCACTTGGGGCGCGTCGAGGAAGCGTTGGCCGGACTGGAAGGCCGCTACGCCGGACGCCAGATTATCGGCGTGATGGACGGCACCGAAGACGTGGTAGTACACGCGACGCTGGTGCCGCAACCGGGCGGCCTGTACGTGGAGCGCCTGATTCTGAATGCCAGCGCCGAGCAGCTTCAGGGCGCGATTTTGCCGTTGCTGCGGCCTGCCACCGTGAACCATATCTGGTGGGGCGCAGACTCCCGGCCCACTGGCCCGCTGCTGGCCGAACTGACCGATATTGCCGATCAGGTCATTGCCGACAGCCTGACGCTGGATATTCCGCCTGCCCGGCACTACGCGCTGGCTGATCTGGGCTGGAGCCGCAGCGCGGGCTGGCGTGAGGCGCTGGCACAGGTCTTCGATTCCACGGATGCGGCCCGCCAACTGCCGCGTATAGACCGCCTGACCGTGCGCTATTCGGGCAGCAAAGACCTTCCAGCCCGCCTGTTCGCCGGATTTATCGCCGACACGCTGGGCTGGAAAAACATGAACGACATAGAACTGAAACGCTCGCGCTGCCACCGCGAAAACGGTGACTTGTGCGGCGTAGAACTGAGCGGCGACGGCGTGCGCTTTGGCCTGAACGCCGAGGACGGCGACCTGACCCGCGTGGAGTGCCACTGGGACGACATGAGCCGCGTGACCGAAGTGAACGTGCCGCAGATGAGCCTCGCCGAAGGACTGGCCCGCGTGATGGCCCGCCCCGAACGCGGCGAAAGCTTCGAGCGGGCGTGGAAGCTGGCGAAAGCGAGTTTGTAGGAAACAGTGAGTGGAATACGCACTAGAGAATCTAGGTTTTCGCTCCCTCTCCCTTGAGGGGGGAGGGCTGGGGAGGGGGTGAGTGAGCGCAGCGATTGCCCTGTTGTGAGCGACGTACCCAATTCACTATCAACGTAAAACACGCCCTTACTCTTCTGCTTTTGGCGGTGCAACCATGAATATCCGAACCTTCCCCACGCCCGAACTGACTGCTGCCGCCGCTGCCGAAGCCTTTGCCCAAACTGCACGGGCGGCGGTGCGGGATCGGGGCGCGTTCCATGTGGCCTTATCGGGTGGCAGCACGCCCAAGCTGATGTACAAAGTGCTGCGCGACATGCCGGAAATGCCTTGGCAATCCGTACATATCTATTTCAGCGATGAGCGCAGCGTGGGGCCAGACAGCCCGGACAGCAACTACCGTTTGGCGCAGGATGAACTGCTGAATCATGTGCCCGTGCCCCCCGCGCAGGTTCACCGCATGGCGGGCGAGGTGGAACCGCTGGAAACGGCGGCTAAGGCTTATGCCGCGCTGCTGCCTGCCCAACTGGACGCCGTGCTGCTGGGCATGGGCGACGACGGACACACCGCCAGCCTGTTCCCCGGCACTGCCGCGCTGAATGCGGGCGGGCGCGTGGCCGCCAATTTCGTGCCTCGTCTGGACACGGGCCGCCTGACCTTCACTTTTGCCGAAATTAATGCCGCCCGCGAATGCTGGATTCTGGTCACGGGTGCAGGCAAGGCGGGTGTGTTGCGTCAGGTGCAGCGAGGCGAAGGCGGCCACCCCATCGCAGGCGTCAGGGACGCGGTGTGGTTTATAGACGCGGCGGCGGGGGCAGAGTTGCAATAGGCCTAAACGGTTGGCCCTCCTCACCGCTCAATCCAACTCAACCCTAAGAAGGCCGCTTCCCCAGCGGTCTTTTTTCTATCCGAACCGGATGCACGGCACCTAAACGCTCAGTCATTTTTCACGTTTGGAGGCGCTAGTGTAGCCGCAGTTCTGTATGTTGGAACCTGTACCCGAACTCAACTTTCCCCCCATTCTCCGGAGGCTCTATGCGCGTTCCTACCCTGCCCGCCACCCTCGCTCTGACCCTTGCCCTCAGCTTCGGTGCTGTGTCTTCTGGTCAAACCGCTGCCCCCACACCCGCCCCCGCTGCTGTGGCCGCGCTGCAACTCCCGGCGGGTGTCTCCTTTGTTTCCGAAGTAGAGGGCATCCGTGAATACCGCCTCCGCAACGGCCTGCGCGTGCTGCTGTTTCCCGACAACTCTC includes the following:
- a CDS encoding glucose-6-phosphate dehydrogenase assembly protein OpcA; translation: MTYATDLKAIGPADTTVRHAQLALDELWGQTQVETRAYTGNIVALTVKKHLGRVEEALAGLEGRYAGRQIIGVMDGTEDVVVHATLVPQPGGLYVERLILNASAEQLQGAILPLLRPATVNHIWWGADSRPTGPLLAELTDIADQVIADSLTLDIPPARHYALADLGWSRSAGWREALAQVFDSTDAARQLPRIDRLTVRYSGSKDLPARLFAGFIADTLGWKNMNDIELKRSRCHRENGDLCGVELSGDGVRFGLNAEDGDLTRVECHWDDMSRVTEVNVPQMSLAEGLARVMARPERGESFERAWKLAKASL
- the pgl gene encoding 6-phosphogluconolactonase, yielding MNIRTFPTPELTAAAAAEAFAQTARAAVRDRGAFHVALSGGSTPKLMYKVLRDMPEMPWQSVHIYFSDERSVGPDSPDSNYRLAQDELLNHVPVPPAQVHRMAGEVEPLETAAKAYAALLPAQLDAVLLGMGDDGHTASLFPGTAALNAGGRVAANFVPRLDTGRLTFTFAEINAARECWILVTGAGKAGVLRQVQRGEGGHPIAGVRDAVWFIDAAAGAELQ